Genomic segment of Candidatus Chlorohelix allophototropha:
CCGCAAAATGTTTGCTTTATGCACTACTGTCACTTTGCGTTTACCGGTGTGACGTGCCAGTTCGTAAGCGTAACGAACGATACGCTCACTACCTTTTTTAGTGATAAGACGTTTGGCGACGGCGTAATCTCCGAAATCTTCTTCCTGACCGATATATAAACCTTCGGTGTTTTCACGCACCACATAAAAATCCAACCCCTCTCGGTAATGCCCACCCGTCAAACCAAGTGAATGAACGGGGCGTAAGTTGGCATAAAGGTCGAGTTCACGGCGGAGAGTTACCACCGCACTGCGATAGTTCGGGATGTCGGGAGGAGTAGTAACTGCGCCGAAAATGGTAGCATCGGCAGCGCGGGCAGCGTCAATAGTCGTTTGTGGAATAGGGTCGCCCACCTCTTGAAAACAGGCGTAACCTGCCTTTGCCTCGCTAAAATTGAGGTCTAGCCCCATGTGTTGCAAAATAGCCACGGCGACATCGACTACTTCTGGTCCGATTCCATCGCCCTTGAGTATCAAAATGTTATGACTCATTGGTGGTTAACATGCTCCAAATTTAATTGATGGCTTTCTATACCGCCTCCAGCGCAAACTACCCAACTGGAGTTCCTCGCGAAAAGGACTCACCCGGCGGCTGTGTTATGATACCGCCGGATTAGTTAGCTTTAGCCGTTTTTAGCCTGAAAATCTTTCATAAAGGCTACCAGCGCTTCAACCCCTTCTTTAGGGAAAGCGTTATAAATCGAGGCGCGCAAGCCTCCCACCGAACGATGCCCTTTCAAGCCGTCCAGCCCGATAGCGGTAGATTCTTTAACAAATTTCTTCTCAAGCTCTTCGCTGGGTAATCGGAAAGTGACATTCATTAACGAGCGGCTAGTCAGTTGTGAGTGACCTCGATAGAACCCGCCGCTGGCATCAATCGCTGCGTATAAT
This window contains:
- a CDS encoding isocitrate/isopropylmalate dehydrogenase family protein — encoded protein: MSHNILILKGDGIGPEVVDVAVAILQHMGLDLNFSEAKAGYACFQEVGDPIPQTTIDAARAADATIFGAVTTPPDIPNYRSAVVTLRRELDLYANLRPVHSLGLTGGHYREGLDFYVVRENTEGLYIGQEEDFGDYAVAKRLITKKGSERIVRYAYELARHTGKRKVTVVHKANILRLTDGLFRRTALAVAKEYDEQYGIEVQELLVDTMAMRLIKDPQNFEVIVTTNLFGDILSDEAAELVGGLGVAASGNIGEHGAIFEPVHGSAPDIAGKGVANPFATLLATVMMLQHIGENAAAQRLQSAVAATIRQGVLTPDLGGTANTARVKEQIISNL